A window of the Candidatus Baltobacteraceae bacterium genome harbors these coding sequences:
- the trpA gene encoding tryptophan synthase subunit alpha, which produces MLAPVFARARGEYRSAFVPYVMAGDPDVATTRRILTVLREAGADAIELGIPYGDPLADGPTIAAAGVRALRNGIAIEHVLDLAREVRDGAGPPIVLFTYFNPVYRYGIERFARDASAAGVAGCIVPDVALEETAELQAALTAHGVEMPLLIAPSTPLERASRIAERSGGFAYVVSRLGVTGAARVPDFSPLRAHLAALRTVTRKPLAVGFGVSLPEHVREIAPVADGIIVGSALIEAYGDSREQAAADRVRTFVVPLIAAAGYERPANL; this is translated from the coding sequence ATGCTCGCGCCGGTTTTCGCGCGCGCGCGCGGCGAATATCGCAGCGCGTTCGTGCCGTACGTGATGGCGGGCGATCCCGACGTCGCAACGACCAGGCGTATTCTAACCGTTCTCAGGGAGGCCGGCGCCGACGCGATCGAACTGGGCATTCCCTACGGCGACCCGCTCGCCGACGGGCCGACGATCGCCGCCGCCGGAGTGCGCGCCCTGCGCAACGGGATTGCAATCGAACACGTGTTGGATCTTGCGCGGGAGGTGCGCGACGGCGCGGGGCCGCCGATCGTGCTCTTCACCTATTTCAATCCGGTCTATCGCTACGGAATCGAACGGTTCGCGCGCGACGCATCGGCGGCCGGCGTTGCCGGCTGCATCGTACCGGACGTCGCGCTTGAGGAGACCGCCGAACTCCAAGCGGCGCTGACGGCGCACGGCGTGGAGATGCCGCTGCTGATCGCGCCGTCGACGCCGCTCGAACGTGCGTCGAGGATCGCTGAGCGATCGGGCGGATTCGCGTACGTCGTTTCACGTTTGGGCGTGACGGGCGCTGCGAGGGTGCCCGACTTTTCGCCGCTGCGCGCGCACCTGGCCGCGTTGCGGACCGTCACGCGCAAGCCGCTCGCCGTCGGGTTCGGCGTGAGCCTACCCGAACACGTGCGCGAAATCGCGCCGGTGGCGGACGGTATTATCGTGGGAAGCGCGCTGATCGAGGCCTACGGCGACTCGCGGGAACAAGCGGCAGCCGACCGCGTGCGAACGTTCGTCGTTCCGTTGATCGCCGCCGCCGGATACGAACGCCCCGCGAACCTTTAG
- the trpB gene encoding tryptophan synthase subunit beta, which translates to MRPDARGYFGDFGGRFVPEVLIAALGELEIAMEAAFADPAFWLEYETILQHFVGRPSPVYRADRYAAGISSVPFALKREDLNHTGAHKINNTVGQALLARRMGKRRIIAETGAGQHGVATATVGAKFGIPVDVYMGALDVERQALNVYIMNLLGANVHAVSGGTRTLKDATNEAFRQWAARVEDTFYVIGSVVGAHPYPYMVREFQKIIGIEARRQCLEQFGRLPTDVVACVGGGSNAIGIFAGFIDDAAVRLWGVEAAGEGLESGRTAAALGAGSVGVLHGSRSYLLQTERGQVQDTHSISAGLDYPGVGPEHAFLKQSGRATYVPVTDDEALDAFFAFARAEGIVPALESAHAIAFARTLARERSKDDLILVNLSGRGDKDINQVRELRR; encoded by the coding sequence ATGCGGCCTGACGCTCGCGGGTACTTCGGCGATTTCGGCGGCCGTTTCGTTCCGGAGGTTTTAATCGCGGCGCTCGGGGAACTCGAAATTGCGATGGAGGCGGCGTTTGCCGATCCCGCATTCTGGCTCGAGTACGAAACGATCCTGCAGCACTTCGTCGGCCGCCCGTCACCCGTTTACCGCGCGGATCGATACGCCGCCGGCATCTCATCGGTGCCGTTCGCGCTCAAGCGCGAAGATCTCAATCATACGGGCGCGCACAAAATCAACAACACCGTCGGTCAGGCGCTGCTCGCGCGGCGAATGGGGAAGCGGCGCATCATCGCGGAAACCGGAGCGGGCCAGCACGGCGTGGCGACGGCGACCGTCGGGGCGAAGTTCGGCATCCCGGTCGACGTGTACATGGGTGCGCTCGACGTCGAGCGTCAGGCGCTCAACGTCTATATCATGAACCTGCTCGGCGCGAACGTCCACGCGGTCTCGGGCGGCACGCGAACGCTCAAAGATGCGACCAACGAGGCGTTTCGACAGTGGGCCGCGCGCGTCGAGGATACCTTTTATGTGATCGGAAGCGTCGTCGGAGCGCATCCGTACCCCTACATGGTGCGCGAATTTCAAAAGATCATCGGGATCGAGGCGCGCCGCCAATGTCTCGAACAATTCGGCCGGTTGCCGACCGACGTCGTTGCCTGCGTCGGCGGCGGAAGCAACGCAATCGGAATCTTCGCGGGCTTCATCGACGACGCAGCGGTGCGCCTGTGGGGCGTCGAGGCCGCCGGCGAAGGCCTCGAGTCGGGGCGCACGGCCGCCGCGCTGGGAGCGGGCAGCGTCGGCGTCTTACACGGGTCGCGTTCGTACCTCTTGCAGACCGAGCGAGGCCAAGTGCAGGATACGCACTCGATTAGTGCCGGGCTCGATTATCCGGGCGTCGGTCCCGAACACGCGTTTCTCAAACAGAGCGGTCGAGCGACGTACGTGCCCGTGACCGACGACGAGGCGCTCGACGCGTTTTTTGCGTTCGCTCGCGCCGAGGGGATCGTTCCCGCGCTCGAGAGCGCGCACGCCATCGCGTTCGCGCGCACGCTCGCGCGGGAACGATCGAAGGACGATTTGATTCTCGTCAATTTGAGCGGACGCGGCGACAAAGACATCAACCAAGTTCGCGAGCTGCGGCGCTGA
- a CDS encoding phosphoribosylanthranilate isomerase, with the protein MRTRIKFCGCTNWHDAMLAVETGADAIGMIFAPSTRRITESDAKYIAEKLPPFITPVGVFVNPTREEIDRARDIFPDLVVQLSGDEPASFVSSLDGKIIKAVHVAENATTESLERACNDHPRAIILFDTKDPVRAGGTGTAFPWRVVAPIARSRQVIVAGGLNPENVSQCVRTVRAFGVDVRSGVETEGRKDAMKMRAFVQAVKETDAA; encoded by the coding sequence TTGCGTACCCGCATCAAGTTCTGCGGCTGCACGAATTGGCACGACGCCATGCTCGCAGTGGAGACGGGCGCCGATGCGATCGGCATGATCTTCGCGCCATCGACGCGGCGCATCACCGAGAGCGACGCGAAGTATATCGCGGAGAAGCTGCCGCCGTTCATCACGCCCGTTGGGGTGTTCGTCAATCCGACCCGCGAAGAGATCGATCGCGCGCGCGATATTTTCCCCGATCTCGTCGTACAACTGAGCGGCGACGAGCCGGCGAGTTTCGTTTCCTCGCTCGACGGCAAGATCATCAAGGCCGTTCACGTTGCGGAAAACGCGACGACCGAGTCGCTCGAACGCGCGTGCAACGATCACCCGCGCGCCATCATTCTTTTCGATACGAAAGACCCCGTGCGTGCAGGCGGAACCGGCACGGCGTTTCCGTGGAGGGTGGTCGCGCCGATTGCCCGCTCGCGCCAGGTGATCGTGGCCGGCGGCCTCAATCCGGAGAACGTTTCGCAGTGCGTGCGCACCGTTCGCGCCTTCGGCGTCGACGTGCGCAGCGGCGTCGAGACCGAAGGGCGCAAAGATGCAATGAAGATGCGTGCCTTCGTGCAAGCCGTTAAGGAGACCGATGCGGCCTGA
- the trpC gene encoding indole-3-glycerol phosphate synthase TrpC codes for MADILEKIYGAKALVSARCEADEPYPVLRERAIARRADRRAFGTALRTAAGPAIVGEIKRASPSAGLIARNFDPAATGRLYERAGVDCISVLTESDHFLGELAYLDIVRAVSSKPILRKDFLSTPYEVVQSAAYGADAILLIVAGLTDGQLRENIAEASLYDLDVLVEVHDAAELERAASLGARLVGINNRNLRTFETDLAVSDYLLPLAPPEAIVISESGMRGPEDIARLYAAGARGFLVGETLMRADDPVAAIRALKSALAAPAGA; via the coding sequence GTGGCTGACATCCTCGAGAAGATCTACGGCGCGAAAGCGCTCGTGAGTGCCCGCTGCGAGGCCGACGAGCCGTATCCCGTCCTGCGCGAACGAGCGATCGCGCGCCGCGCGGATCGTCGCGCGTTCGGCACGGCGCTGCGAACCGCAGCCGGACCGGCGATCGTCGGCGAAATCAAGCGCGCGTCGCCCTCGGCCGGATTGATCGCGCGTAACTTCGATCCCGCGGCGACGGGCCGTCTCTACGAGCGGGCGGGGGTCGACTGCATCAGCGTGCTGACGGAGTCGGATCACTTTCTAGGCGAACTCGCCTACCTCGACATCGTTCGTGCGGTATCGAGCAAGCCGATCTTGCGCAAAGATTTCTTGAGTACGCCCTACGAAGTTGTCCAGTCGGCCGCATACGGCGCCGACGCGATTTTGCTGATCGTCGCGGGCTTGACCGACGGGCAGCTGCGCGAGAATATCGCCGAAGCCTCCCTCTACGATCTCGACGTATTGGTCGAAGTGCACGACGCCGCCGAACTCGAGCGGGCGGCGTCGCTCGGCGCGCGGCTGGTCGGCATCAATAACCGCAATCTGCGTACCTTCGAGACGGATCTTGCGGTGAGCGACTATTTGCTTCCCCTCGCGCCGCCCGAGGCGATCGTGATCAGCGAGAGCGGGATGCGCGGCCCGGAGGACATCGCGCGGCTTTACGCGGCCGGCGCGCGCGGTTTTCTCGTCGGCGAGACGCTCATGCGTGCCGACGATCCGGTGGCCGCCATTCGCGCACTGAAGTCGGCGCTCGCCGCGCCCGCAGGGGCCTGA
- the trpD gene encoding anthranilate phosphoribosyltransferase, with the protein MEYAVLLRRLIGGADLGDSEAYELFGEIMDGAISPIQAAGLLTALAAKGETLPEVVGAARAMRERSLHVEHGLKRVVDVVGTGGDGANTINISTMAALVVAAAGIAVAKHGNRAASSACGSADVLEAEGMNIDLSPAVAAAVLRETNFTFMFAPRYHPAMRNVAPVRRELGVRTIFNVLGPLTNPARATHQVVGVARESQMELVGDVLRGLGVEAGAVVHGGDGIDEIGGDRPTAVYSFGPGGARRWQLDPRDYGIHAPLEAIRGESVERCRQAFAQILGGESSPRADVVALNAAFALQVCGAAETIGEGLSIAREMLTGRRALQLFERAKGASRG; encoded by the coding sequence ATGGAGTACGCGGTTCTATTGCGGCGCCTCATCGGCGGCGCCGATCTCGGCGATTCGGAAGCTTACGAGCTTTTCGGCGAGATCATGGACGGAGCGATCTCGCCCATTCAGGCGGCCGGGCTCTTGACTGCGCTCGCGGCGAAAGGCGAAACGCTCCCCGAGGTGGTGGGTGCGGCGCGTGCGATGCGCGAGCGCAGCCTCCACGTGGAGCACGGTTTGAAACGCGTCGTCGACGTCGTCGGGACGGGCGGCGACGGCGCCAATACGATCAATATCTCGACGATGGCGGCGCTGGTGGTTGCGGCCGCAGGCATTGCGGTCGCCAAGCACGGCAATCGCGCGGCGTCGAGCGCGTGCGGGAGCGCCGACGTGCTCGAAGCGGAGGGCATGAACATCGATCTCTCGCCGGCGGTGGCGGCGGCCGTGCTGCGCGAGACGAATTTTACCTTCATGTTCGCGCCGCGCTACCATCCGGCGATGCGAAACGTCGCGCCGGTTCGGCGCGAGCTCGGCGTGCGGACGATTTTTAACGTGCTCGGGCCGCTGACGAATCCGGCACGCGCCACGCATCAAGTCGTAGGCGTGGCTCGCGAGTCGCAGATGGAACTGGTGGGTGACGTGCTGCGCGGACTCGGGGTCGAGGCCGGCGCGGTCGTTCACGGGGGAGACGGCATCGACGAAATCGGCGGAGATCGACCGACGGCCGTCTACAGCTTTGGCCCGGGCGGCGCCCGCCGCTGGCAGCTCGATCCGCGGGACTACGGCATTCACGCGCCCCTCGAAGCGATTCGCGGCGAGTCGGTCGAACGTTGCCGGCAGGCGTTCGCGCAGATCTTGGGCGGCGAGTCATCCCCGCGAGCCGACGTGGTTGCGCTCAATGCCGCCTTCGCGCTGCAGGTGTGCGGCGCGGCGGAGACCATTGGCGAAGGACTCTCGATCGCGCGCGAGATGCTGACGGGCCGACGCGCGCTCCAACTCTTCGAGCGCGCCAAAGGAGCGAGTCGTGGCTGA
- the rplQ gene encoding 50S ribosomal protein L17 → MPHQIAYKRLSRTDGHRKALLRNLATSFFKHEKIETTTTKAKEVSKIVERLITQAARGDLHSRRLVAEYLTEPAVVKKLVEQIAPALKERSGGYTRIIKTRVRPGDAAELSILELVK, encoded by the coding sequence ATGCCGCATCAAATAGCTTACAAACGTCTCTCACGTACCGACGGGCATCGCAAGGCGCTCCTGCGCAATCTCGCGACCTCGTTCTTCAAGCATGAGAAGATCGAAACGACCACGACCAAAGCGAAGGAAGTCAGCAAGATCGTCGAGCGCCTGATCACGCAGGCCGCTCGCGGCGACCTTCATTCGCGCCGGCTCGTGGCCGAGTATCTCACGGAACCCGCCGTCGTAAAGAAACTCGTCGAGCAGATCGCCCCGGCGCTCAAGGAGCGCAGCGGCGGCTACACGCGTATCATCAAGACGCGCGTGCGCCCTGGCGACGCGGCGGAGCTCTCGATCCTCGAACTCGTGAAATAG
- a CDS encoding DNA-directed RNA polymerase subunit alpha, with protein sequence MTVLDMPQGAAIEVRERRDNFAKFAIEPLERGFGITLGNALRRILLSSIPGAAVTYMKIDGVLHEFSTIPGIVEDTISLMLNLKGLPVKLNTEEPKVLTLNVSGPKAITAADITQDPDVEILDPGYHIATLSAKSAKLQMEIGVEKGRGYVTSDRQRNVEHMIGLIPLDSIFSPIRKVNFTVDDTRVGQNVDFDRLTIEIETNGSVTPDEALSTAAIIMQEQLDLFVNFTNEEKPIPEAPASEWDVPVETLNLSVRSFNCLKRAGISKVSELLDMTEDEIIKMRNFGKKSLDEIKQVLEERGLSLRQ encoded by the coding sequence ATGACCGTACTGGATATGCCGCAAGGCGCCGCGATCGAAGTTCGCGAGCGTCGCGATAATTTTGCGAAATTTGCGATCGAGCCGCTCGAGCGCGGCTTCGGTATCACGCTTGGCAACGCGCTGCGCCGCATTCTGCTCAGCTCGATCCCCGGCGCCGCCGTAACGTACATGAAGATCGACGGCGTACTGCACGAGTTCTCGACGATTCCGGGAATCGTCGAAGACACGATCTCGCTGATGCTCAACCTCAAGGGTCTTCCGGTGAAACTCAACACCGAAGAACCCAAGGTGTTGACGCTCAACGTCAGCGGTCCCAAAGCGATCACCGCTGCGGACATCACGCAGGATCCCGACGTCGAGATCCTCGACCCGGGCTATCACATCGCGACGCTTTCGGCGAAGAGCGCGAAGCTGCAGATGGAGATCGGCGTCGAAAAGGGACGCGGTTACGTTACCTCGGACCGTCAGCGCAACGTCGAACACATGATCGGCCTCATCCCGCTCGATTCGATCTTCTCGCCGATTCGCAAGGTCAATTTCACGGTTGACGATACGCGCGTCGGCCAGAACGTCGACTTCGACCGTCTGACCATCGAGATCGAGACCAACGGTTCGGTGACGCCGGATGAAGCGCTCTCGACCGCGGCGATCATCATGCAAGAGCAGCTCGATCTGTTCGTCAACTTCACCAATGAAGAGAAGCCGATCCCCGAGGCGCCGGCCAGCGAATGGGACGTTCCGGTCGAAACGCTCAACCTGTCGGTCCGCTCGTTCAACTGCCTCAAACGCGCCGGCATCTCGAAGGTCTCCGAGCTGCTCGACATGACCGAAGACGAGATCATCAAAATGCGCAACTTCGGAAAGAAGTCGCTGGACGAAATCAAGCAAGTTCTGGAAGAGAGAGGACTCTCGCTACGCCAATAG
- the rpsD gene encoding 30S ribosomal protein S4 — MSRYTGPVCRLCRRETASSKTGEKIKLFLKGDRCLSKKCAVERRGTAPGQKTQGKPSRQKVSEYGRQLREKQKMRRYYGVHETQFENYFREAARVPGQTGRSFLQLLERRFDNVVYRLNLANSRAQARQLVTHRHFRVNGKMVNIPSYIVKTGDVITIADRSKKSPVFEANFEVAKNRRAPEWLEYNDGEQTAKVVQLPSREQIDTPVDEQLIVEYYSR, encoded by the coding sequence ATGTCACGTTATACTGGACCCGTCTGCCGTTTGTGCCGCCGCGAAACGGCCTCGAGCAAGACCGGCGAAAAGATCAAACTCTTCCTTAAAGGCGATCGCTGCCTGAGCAAAAAGTGCGCGGTCGAACGCCGCGGCACGGCGCCGGGGCAAAAGACCCAGGGCAAGCCAAGCCGTCAAAAGGTCTCCGAGTATGGCCGCCAACTGCGAGAGAAGCAGAAGATGCGCCGCTACTATGGCGTTCACGAGACGCAATTCGAGAACTACTTCCGCGAGGCGGCGCGCGTTCCGGGTCAAACCGGGCGTTCGTTCCTGCAGCTGTTGGAACGCCGCTTCGACAACGTCGTGTATCGCCTCAATCTCGCGAACAGCCGCGCGCAAGCCCGTCAGCTCGTGACGCACCGTCACTTCCGCGTCAACGGCAAGATGGTCAACATCCCGTCGTACATCGTGAAAACGGGCGACGTCATTACCATCGCGGACCGCAGTAAAAAATCGCCGGTCTTCGAAGCCAACTTCGAAGTCGCGAAGAACCGCCGCGCGCCCGAGTGGCTCGAATACAACGACGGCGAGCAAACGGCGAAGGTCGTTCAATTGCCTTCACGCGAGCAGATCGATACGCCCGTAGACGAGCAGTTGATCGTGGAGTATTACAGCAGGTAG
- the rpsK gene encoding 30S ribosomal protein S11, producing the protein MAAKKQTKSRKKREFKNVQSGVAHVHASFNNTIVTMSDNLGNVIAWASAGNLGFKGSKKSTPFAAQMAAETVARKAMEHGMKSTEVLVKGPGGGREAAIRSLQAAGLEITLIKDVTPIPHNGCRPPKRRRV; encoded by the coding sequence TTGGCAGCCAAGAAGCAAACGAAATCGCGTAAGAAGCGAGAGTTTAAGAACGTCCAATCGGGCGTCGCTCACGTTCACGCGTCGTTCAATAACACCATCGTGACCATGTCCGACAATCTCGGCAACGTCATCGCGTGGGCGTCCGCCGGCAATCTCGGGTTTAAAGGCTCGAAGAAGTCGACGCCGTTCGCCGCGCAGATGGCCGCCGAAACGGTCGCACGTAAAGCGATGGAACACGGCATGAAATCGACCGAAGTCCTGGTCAAAGGACCGGGCGGCGGTCGCGAAGCCGCGATTCGTTCGCTGCAGGCCGCCGGCCTTGAAATCACTCTTATCAAAGATGTCACGCCCATTCCGCACAACGGTTGCCGTCCGCCGAAGCGGCGCCGGGTTTAG
- a CDS encoding copper amine oxidase N-terminal domain-containing protein: MKRLSTGVLVALMVAGLGLNAVAAPSGSASQGNIGNHAIAQASTTSAPPAANFGSPPSGEIPILFNDHHVYSKPNTLKQGRVLSALVRGGTILIPLRSMFEQMGATVSYDPGSKTVDVTKPGADVKVTVGKPEVTINGETRPLDVPPEIYRGSVLVPVRVISEGMGAYVQWVPDKRLVVVRYLPATPPPPPSTPAPVESATPAPTPAPVATPFQDRFIAGDFITSPKVYNEFSPGNTGSGKESYTIRGAAEFNLFNLPWMLEGDFRQFVYPHFGSTNFAPGTPCSVGPPAGANGDQGCVTTIGQTGQTFVPSFTVRDRDFDGRLGLKVADPHIYVGVGYLYRDGNYGYPRLRGFGFGVEKLPDLNHTFSLYGSAWYYPNVKGNFTDPGTGVGYNLAYNELKYQIGAAINFGKSPVFLDFGFLGDRLNNKSNAPSDATHNGPYVGLGIHF, encoded by the coding sequence GTGAAACGACTGAGCACCGGAGTTCTCGTCGCGCTGATGGTAGCGGGACTTGGACTCAACGCGGTAGCCGCTCCGTCGGGGTCTGCGTCGCAGGGTAACATTGGAAACCACGCGATCGCGCAGGCATCGACAACGAGCGCTCCACCGGCGGCGAACTTCGGCTCTCCGCCGTCGGGCGAGATACCCATCCTTTTCAATGACCATCACGTTTACTCGAAGCCGAACACGCTCAAGCAAGGGCGCGTTCTTTCTGCACTCGTACGAGGCGGAACCATTTTGATTCCGCTTCGCTCGATGTTCGAGCAAATGGGTGCGACGGTGTCGTATGACCCCGGCAGCAAAACGGTCGACGTGACCAAACCCGGAGCCGATGTCAAAGTGACCGTCGGTAAACCGGAAGTTACCATTAATGGCGAGACCCGTCCGCTCGACGTGCCGCCGGAGATCTATCGTGGTTCGGTTCTCGTACCGGTTCGCGTGATCTCTGAAGGCATGGGCGCCTACGTACAGTGGGTACCCGACAAGCGACTCGTCGTCGTTCGTTATCTTCCCGCGACGCCGCCGCCGCCGCCGAGCACTCCGGCACCAGTCGAGAGCGCAACGCCGGCACCGACGCCTGCACCGGTGGCAACGCCGTTCCAGGATCGCTTCATCGCGGGCGACTTCATCACGAGCCCGAAAGTCTACAACGAGTTCAGCCCGGGTAACACCGGAAGCGGTAAAGAGTCGTACACCATCCGTGGTGCTGCGGAGTTCAACCTCTTCAACTTGCCCTGGATGCTCGAAGGCGACTTCCGCCAGTTCGTCTACCCGCACTTCGGAAGCACGAACTTCGCCCCGGGAACTCCCTGTAGTGTTGGCCCCCCGGCCGGCGCGAACGGCGACCAGGGCTGCGTAACGACGATCGGCCAGACCGGTCAGACCTTCGTTCCGTCCTTCACGGTCCGCGATCGTGACTTCGACGGCCGCTTGGGCCTGAAGGTTGCCGACCCGCACATCTATGTGGGCGTTGGCTACCTCTACCGCGACGGCAACTACGGCTACCCGCGCCTGCGTGGCTTCGGCTTCGGCGTGGAGAAGCTCCCCGACCTCAATCACACGTTCTCGCTTTACGGCAGCGCGTGGTACTACCCCAACGTGAAGGGTAACTTCACGGACCCGGGTACGGGCGTCGGTTACAACCTCGCGTACAACGAACTGAAGTACCAAATCGGCGCCGCCATTAACTTTGGCAAATCGCCGGTGTTCCTGGACTTCGGCTTCCTGGGCGATCGCTTGAACAACAAGTCGAACGCTCCGAGCGACGCGACCCACAATGGCCCGTACGTCGGATTGGGCATCCACTTCTAG
- a CDS encoding MFS transporter — translation MPARTPSPARLGFLWFGIQAVWGGVLAISLQARSSQLGGAHALASYGAIATGGAIVAGMTQLAIGPLADRRRARGSRRTEFYFAGVGVAVVALAAFYTAATFAQLIGAFVLLQFGMNVAIGPYQSVIPDYIAPQRTGTASSWMAALQSLGNAAGAILASSVADLRVVAAGLGAILVATAIGTSAHVRRLPLRTVAAARMKITRTFMDLFLSRALIYVGFYTLLGYLYFYVASLGGIVGDAAAATGPLLVIFLMAGTVGAAFGARPADRFDRRAVVTAAGVGFIAGLCTFVIGHDALALYAAVTIAGAAWGVFLSADWALGCALLPREALATAFGIWNLALIGPQIVAPALTSAVLIAFHALESSGAPRVAFALAAIEVAAGIAWIWRLPATNVRV, via the coding sequence ATGCCTGCGCGCACGCCTAGTCCGGCCCGACTGGGCTTCTTGTGGTTCGGCATCCAGGCCGTTTGGGGAGGCGTGCTCGCGATCTCGCTGCAGGCGCGCTCGAGCCAGCTCGGCGGCGCGCACGCCCTCGCGTCGTACGGCGCGATTGCGACCGGCGGCGCGATCGTTGCGGGGATGACGCAACTCGCGATCGGTCCGCTCGCCGACCGGCGCCGAGCGCGCGGAAGCCGGCGCACCGAGTTTTACTTTGCGGGCGTGGGGGTTGCGGTCGTCGCGCTCGCGGCGTTCTATACGGCGGCCACGTTCGCACAATTGATTGGCGCGTTCGTGCTGCTGCAGTTCGGCATGAACGTCGCCATCGGTCCGTACCAGTCGGTGATTCCCGACTACATCGCGCCGCAGCGCACGGGGACCGCATCGTCGTGGATGGCGGCACTGCAAAGCCTCGGCAACGCGGCCGGCGCGATCTTGGCATCGTCGGTCGCCGATTTGCGGGTCGTCGCGGCGGGACTCGGTGCGATCCTCGTCGCGACGGCGATCGGCACGAGCGCGCACGTCCGCAGGTTGCCGCTGCGAACGGTTGCGGCGGCTCGGATGAAGATCACGCGCACCTTTATGGATTTGTTTCTTTCGCGCGCGCTGATCTACGTCGGCTTCTATACGTTGCTGGGCTACTTGTACTTTTACGTTGCATCGCTCGGAGGCATCGTAGGCGATGCGGCGGCCGCGACCGGTCCGCTGCTCGTGATCTTTCTGATGGCGGGAACCGTCGGGGCGGCGTTTGGAGCGCGTCCCGCGGACCGCTTCGATCGGCGCGCGGTCGTGACGGCGGCGGGCGTGGGATTCATCGCCGGACTCTGTACGTTCGTAATCGGGCACGACGCGCTCGCGCTCTATGCGGCCGTCACGATTGCCGGCGCTGCGTGGGGCGTTTTCTTGAGCGCCGACTGGGCTCTGGGATGCGCGCTGTTGCCGCGAGAGGCCCTCGCGACGGCGTTCGGCATTTGGAATCTCGCATTGATCGGCCCGCAAATCGTGGCGCCGGCGTTGACCTCGGCGGTGTTGATCGCCTTCCACGCGCTGGAGTCATCGGGCGCGCCTCGCGTCGCGTTTGCGCTCGCCGCGATCGAAGTAGCGGCCGGCATCGCATGGATTTGGCGCCTGCCTGCTACAAACGTTCGGGTGTGA
- a CDS encoding NTP transferase domain-containing protein, which yields MRTPRDAVITAGGRVGGAFARAIGTDVKGLGRVRDATMLQRAIAAARGAGALRIAVVGGAEVREASDGTIDKLIPEHPSGAANVRAALASWAEDGPLLYLASDMPYVDADALRDFIDRVPEGVLAMPLAEESAYARRFPNAPPHGICLAGERVSNGGAFVIPAGARMRVDAFAARLFDARKSAWKMAALLGLPLLADFATRRLSIARLEAHALRVVGLPAIAIRAAAPELAFDCDTAADYEYACAHA from the coding sequence GTGAGGACGCCGCGCGACGCCGTAATTACGGCGGGCGGCCGCGTCGGCGGCGCCTTCGCGCGGGCAATCGGCACGGACGTCAAAGGACTCGGGCGCGTCCGCGATGCGACGATGCTGCAGCGCGCGATCGCTGCGGCGCGCGGAGCGGGTGCGTTGCGCATCGCCGTGGTGGGTGGTGCCGAAGTTCGCGAGGCGAGCGACGGAACAATCGACAAGCTGATTCCCGAACATCCGTCCGGCGCGGCAAACGTCCGCGCCGCTCTCGCTAGCTGGGCGGAAGATGGGCCGCTGCTCTATCTCGCAAGCGACATGCCGTACGTGGATGCCGACGCGTTGCGCGACTTTATCGATCGAGTCCCGGAAGGCGTTCTGGCGATGCCGCTCGCCGAGGAGTCCGCGTACGCGCGGCGTTTTCCGAACGCGCCGCCGCATGGAATTTGTTTGGCGGGCGAGCGCGTGAGCAACGGCGGCGCGTTCGTCATTCCCGCCGGCGCGCGAATGCGGGTCGATGCGTTTGCCGCGCGTCTGTTCGATGCCCGTAAGAGCGCGTGGAAGATGGCCGCGCTTCTGGGTCTCCCGCTGCTGGCCGATTTCGCGACGCGGCGGCTCTCGATCGCGCGGCTCGAAGCGCATGCTTTGCGCGTCGTCGGCCTGCCCGCGATCGCGATCCGCGCGGCCGCACCGGAGCTGGCGTTCGATTGCGATACGGCTGCGGATTACGAGTATGCCTGCGCGCACGCCTAG